One segment of Cynocephalus volans isolate mCynVol1 chromosome 8, mCynVol1.pri, whole genome shotgun sequence DNA contains the following:
- the TAS1R2 gene encoding taste receptor type 1 member 2 translates to MGPWAKMVCSLFLLLKVLAVSTKNSDFYLAGDYLLGGLFSLHADAKGTVHLNYRQVPKCKEYEMKVMGYNLLQAMRFTVEQINNHSSLLPGVWLGYEMVDVCYISNNVQPALYFLAQENDFLPIQEDYTHYLPRVVAVIGPDNSDSTVTVANFLSICLVPQITYSAISEGLRDKRRFPSLLRTAPSADHHIEAMVQLMLHFRWNWIILLVSNDSYGRENSHVLSDRLSRRDICIAFQETLPTPQPNQVVTLEERKRLEAIVDKLQQSTARVVVVFSPELSLNNFFIEVLRRNFTGAVWIASESWSIDPVLHNLTQLHHAGTFLGITVKNVPIPGFSEFRLRRAQAGQSLPKTTSQRPTCNQECDTCLNTTAYFNTILTLSGERVVYTVYSSVYVVAHALHSLLGCNQTHCAKTVVYPWKLLQEIWKVNFTLLGHPIFFDQQGDVPMPLEIIQWHWDMSQNPFKSIASYYPVERLLKDIGNISWHTPNNTIPVSMCSKSCQPGQRKKSVGIHPCCFECLDCVPGTFLNETSDEYECQLCLSNEWSHGRSTSCFKRRLAFLQWHETATIAVTLLAFLGFFSTLAILVIFWRHFQTPIVRSAGGPMCFLMLTPLLVAYSVVPMYVGPPTIPRCLWRQALFAFCFTICLSCITVRSFQIVCIFKVASRLPRAYSYWVRYHGPYIFVVCITAFKVVIVSGNVLTVTTSPTAHADPDDPKILILSCNANYRNGLLINSMLDLLLSVAGFGFAYMGKELPTNYNEAKFITLNMTFYFTSSVSICTFMSVYDGVLVTVMDLLVTVLNLLAISLGFFGPKCYMILFYPERNRPAYFNSMIQGYTMRET, encoded by the exons ATGGGGCCCTGGGCAAAGATGGTCTGCTCCCTGTTCCTCCTGCTGAAGGTCCTGGCTGTGTCAACTAAGAACTCGGACTTCTACCTGGCTGGGGATTACCTCCTGGGTGGCCTCTTCAGCCTCCATGCCGATGCGAAGGGCACTGTCCATCTCAATTACCGGCAGGTGCCCAAGTGCAAGGA GTATGAAATGAAGGTGATGGGCTACAACCTGCTGCAGGCCATGCGCTTCACGGTGGAGCAGATCAACAACCACAGCAGCCTGCTGCCTGGTGTGTGGCTGGGCTACGAGATGGTGGATGTCTGCTACATCTCCAACAATGTCCAGCCTGCACTCTACTTTCTGGCACAGGAGAACGACTTCCTGCCCATCCAGGAGGACTACACCCACTATCTGCCCCGTGTGGTGGCCGTCATTGGCCCTGACAACTCCGATTCTACTGTTACTGTGGCCAACTTCCTCTCCATCTGTCTCGTTCCACAG ATCACCTACAGTGCCATCAGTGAGGGACTGCGTGACAAGCGGCGCTTCCCGTCTCTGTTGCGCACGGCGCCCAGCGCTGACCACCACATCGAGGCCATGGTGCAGTTGATGCTGCACTTCCGCTGGAACTGGATTATCCTGCTGGTGAGCAATGACAGCTATGGCCGCGAAAACAGCCACGTGCTCAGCGATCGCCTGAGCCGCCGCGACATCTGCATCGCCTTCCAGGAGACGCTGCCCACGCCGCAGCCCAACCAGGTCGTGACGCTGGAGGAGCGCAAGCGCCTGGAGGCCATTGTGGACAAGCTGCAGCAGAGCACCGCGCGTGTCGTGGTCGTGTTCTCGCCAGAACTGTCCCTGAACAACTTCTTCATCGAAGTGCTGCGCCGAAACTTCACAGGCGCCGTGTGGATTGCCTCTGAGTCCTGGTCCATTGACCCGGTCCTGCACAACCTCACCCAGCTGCACCACGCGGGCACCTTTCTGGGCATCACTGTCAAGAACGTGCCCATCCCAGGCTTCAGCGAGTTCCGCCTGCGCCGGGCACAGGCTGGGCAATCGCTGCCCAAGACGACCAGCCAGAGGCCCACCTGCAATCAGGAGTGCGACACCTGCTTGAATACCACTGCGTACTTCAACACCATTCTCACACTCTCCGGAGAGCGTGTGGTCTACACCGTGTACTCCAGTGTCTATGTTGTGGCTCATGCCCTGCACAGCCTCCTCGGCTGCAACCAGACACACTGCGCCAAGACGGTGGTCTACCCCTGGAAG CTACTTCAGGAGATCTGGAAGGTCAACTTCACCCTCCTGGGCCACCCGATATTctttgaccagcaaggggatgTGCCCATGCCCTTGGAGATCATCCAGTGGCATTGGGACATGAGCCAGAATCCTTTCAAGAGCATCGCCTCCTACTACCCTGTTGAGCGGCTGCTGAAGGACATTGGCAACATCTCCTGGCACACCCCCAACAACACG ATCCCAGTGTCCATGTGTTCCAAGAGCTGCCAGCCTGGGCAAAGGAAGAAGTCTGTGGGCATCCACCCCTGCTGCTTCGAGTGCCTTGACTGTGTCCCCGGCACCTTCCTCAACGAAACTTCAG ATGAATATGAATGCCAGCTGTGCCTGAGCAACGAGTGGTCCCACGGCAGAAGCACCTCCTGCTTCAAGCGGCGGCTGGCCTTCCTGCAATGGCACGAGACTGCCACCATCGCTGTGACCCTGCTGGCTTTCCTGGGCTTCTTCAGCACCCTGGCCATCCTGGTGATATTCTGGAGGCACTTCCAGACCCCCATCGTGCGCTCGGCCGGGGGCCCTATGTGCTTCCTGATGCTGACGCCACTGCTGGTGGCGTACTCGGTGGTGCCGATGTACGTCGGGCCGCCCACGATACCCAGGTGTCTCTGGCGCCAGGCCCTTTTCGCTTTCTGCTTCACCATCTGCCTCTCCTGCATCACCGTGCGTTCTTTCCAGATTGTCTGCATCTTCAAGGTGGCCAGCCGCCTCCCACGGGCCTACAGCTACTGGGTCCGCTATCACGGGCCCTACATCTTTGTGGTGTGTATCACGGCATTCAAGGTGGTCATCGTGTCAGGCAATGTGCTGACCGTGACCACCAGTCCCACCGCCCATGCTGACCCCGATGACCCAAAGATCTTGATTCTCTCCTGCAACGCCAACTACCGCAATGGGCTGCTGATCAACTCCATGCTGGACCTGCTCCTCTCGGTGGCGGGCTTTGGCTTCGCCTACATGGGCAAGGAGCTGCCCACCAACTACAACGAGGCCAAGTTCATCACCCTGAACATGACCTTCTACTTCACCTCCTCTGTCTCCATCTGTACCTTCATGTCTGTCTACGATGGGGTGCTAGTCACTGTCATGGACCTCTTGGTCACTGTGCTCAACCTTCTGGCCATTAGCCTGGGATTCTTCGGCCCCAAGTGCTACATGATTCTCTTCTACCCGGAGCGCAACAGGCCAGCCTATTTCAACAGCATGATCCAGGGCTACACCATGAGGGAAACCTAG